A DNA window from Trypanosoma brucei brucei TREU927 chromosome 11 chr11_scaffold01 genomic scaffold, whole genome shotgun sequence contains the following coding sequences:
- a CDS encoding Gp63-1 surface protease homolog, putative (GPI-Anchor Signal predicted for Tb11.02.5610 by DGPI v2.04 with cleavage site probability 0.64800006 near 586) — protein MTVIMFPRYVIPCLLGLILCGDVTEGNIPPHRCDFGKLMKNMSMRDLPVVDEPPVPKGDLVHAIVTSSMAGWQPIRFKVFKSDIEDPKKYCGNVGETRSNFRGIYYKCKTESLLTSQKKSLLDAVIPDALKMHSDRLMVQPVKGRITVHREQSFCKNFNIPREHRTTGVSDADMVLYGAAGPMGSPAAWAVPCAKLRDGRPVVGVFNIGPEVLTSHDSSMRVTAHEIAHALGFGFDIMNERKLVASKSGIRGKGPVWVVKSQTVVKKAQEFYGCNDITGVELEDEGGRGTVRSHWERRIAMEEMMAGIKGSDGGRYSVLTMALFEDMGFYKARWGTEEDMHFGKGRGCDFLQHTRIESGKSNFPDVFCTSATKKGENVCTADRGGLGSCAIYLYRTPIPQQYRYFSRVNKGGPNELLDFCPYIRLFSNTGCTDGHPHAMWGSRIGPNSRCVKATGLKLKNVIVAIADICVEVNCEPDTLQVRFVDDDQWYDCPEGRNVTSNVTFSSGYVRCPKKSELCASKVLKRVTVPSAVASEGSSEGSSEGSSEGSSEGSSEGSSAESSEESSEESSEAPSPVDSEETEHGTGAASWAVHSSYFMWNMLLFVSFSL, from the coding sequence atgacAGTGATTATGTTCCCTCGTTATGTCATTCCCTGTTTATTGGGTTTGATATTATGTGGTGATGTGACTGAAGGCAATATCCCACCACATCGGTGTGACTTCGGCAAGTTGATGAAAAACATGAGTATGCGGGACCTTCCAGTGGTGGATGAGCCTCCAGTACCTAAAGGAGATCTGGTGCATGCGATTGTTACGAGTTCAATGGCAGGATGGCAACCCATTCGATTTAAGGTTTTTAAATCGGATATTGAGGACCCGAAGAAATATTGTGGAAATGTGGGTGAAACTCGCTCTAATTTTAGGGGCATCTACTACAAATGCAAAACTGAATCCTTGCTGACATCGCAGAAGAAATCTCTTTTGGATGCTGTGATACCAGATGCACTGAAGATGCACAGCGATCGCCTCATGGTACAACCAGTAAAGGGACGAATCACGGTCCATAGGGAGCAATCGTTTTGCAAAAACTTTAACATTCCCAGGGAACACCGCACTACAGGTGTCTCCGATGCTGATATGGTGTTATATGGTGCCGCTGGTCCAATGGGTTCACCTGCAGCATGGGCTGTTCCGTGTGCGAAGTTGAGGGATGGACGccctgttgttggtgttttcaaTATTGGACCTGAAGTGCTGACTTCTCATGATAGTAGTATGCGTGTGACGGCACATGAAATTGCTCATGCTCTTGGATTTGGTTTTGATATTATGAATGAGCGGAAGCTTGTGGCATCCAAATCTGGCATCCGCGGTAAGGGCCCTGTATGGGTTGTAAAGTCACAAACTGTGGTAAAGAAAGCGCAGGAATTTTATGGTTGCAATGATATCACGGGTGTGGAACTGGAGGATGAAGGTGGCAGGGGTACGGTTAGATCGCATTGGGAGCGTAGGATCGCAATGGAAGAGATGATGGCTGGTATAAAAGGCAGCGATGGAGGCCGTTATAGTGTGCTAACTATGGCATTATTTGAGGATATGGGTTTTTACAAAGCCAGATGGGGAACTGAAGAAGATATGCATTTTGGTAAAGGACGAGGCTGTGATTTTCTGCAACACACACGTATAGAGAGTGGAAAGAGCAACTTTCCTGATGTGTTTTGTACATCTGCGACAAAGAAGGGTGAAAATGTTTGTACCGCCGACAGGGGTGGGTTGGGATCATGTgccatttatttatacagGACTCCAATACCCCAGCAATATCGGTACTTTTCTCGTGTCAATAAGGGTGGCCCCAATGAACTGCTTGATTTCTGCCCTTACATACGTCTCTTCTCCAATACCGGCTGCACTGATGGTCATCCGCATGCAATGTGGGGAAGTCGCATTGGACCTAACTCACGGTGTGTGAAAGCTACGGGTCTCAAGCTGAAGAACGTTATAGTTGCAATTGCTGATATTTGTGTTGAGGTGAATTGTGAACCAGATACTCTTCAGGTGCGTTTTGTTGATGACGACCAATGGTATGATTGCCCCGAGGGAAGAAATGTGACATCTAATGTGACATTCTCCAGCGGTTATGTTCGGTGTCCTAAAAAGTCTGAGTTGTGTGCCTCGAAGGTGTTGAAGCGGGTCACCGTCCCTTCGGCGGTGGCATCCGAAGGATCTTCTGAAGGATCTTCCGAAGGATCCTCCGAAGGATCTTCCGAAGGATCTTCTGAAGGATCTTCTGCAGAATCTTCCGAAGAATCTTCAGAAGAATCTTCCGAAGCGCCTTCCCCAGTGGATTCTGAAGAGACAGAGCACGGGACAGGTGCAGCATCATGGGCTGTACATTCAAGTTATTTTATGTGGAATATGCTactcttcgtttctttttccctataa
- a CDS encoding dynein light chain, putative (similar to outer-arm dynein light chain 3 (LC3) - sea urchin {Anthocidaris crassispina}; simlar to SP:P11985: T complex testis-specific protein 2 (TCTEX-2). {Mus musculus;}) yields MVNEYDEAPRPAIKLPRPGTKFRASAVEPILKKVCQTLVGDRAYVHEDVQPLIKEICSEIQQRVVRLGYERYKFVTHATVTEAVNQGIRIASRGLWDPVTDGYASYTFSTETMFI; encoded by the coding sequence ATGGTGAACGAGTACGATGAAGCCCCGCGCCCTGCCATTAAGCTGCCGCGTCCCGGAACTAAATTCCGAGCGAGTGCCGTTGAGCCCATTTTGAAAAAGGTGTGCCAAACACTCGTTGGGGATCGGGCGTATGTGCATGAGGATGTACAACCactaataaaagaaatatgtAGTGAGATTCAGCAGCGTGTTGTGCGCCTGGGATATGAGCGTTATAAATTTGTTACTCATGCCACCGTCACTGAGGCCGTAAATCAGGGAATAAGAATTGCCTCCAGGGGGTTGTGGGATCCTGTAACGGATGGTTATGCGTCCTATACTTTCTCTACAGAAACTATGTTTATTTAG